A genomic region of Deltaproteobacteria bacterium contains the following coding sequences:
- a CDS encoding class II aldolase/adducin family protein, which translates to MADLSKLRELVSQSCRILGKLNLTKEPSGHVSARVPGEDKVLIKARGPEESGLRFVSARDIITVDFNGKKVAGDDGLDVPQEVFIHTWLYKTQPKVECVVHVHPLHVVLFTICNKPIQPLYGAYDPSGLRLLVDGLATYPRSITVSNEKLGEEFAKAMGDKQACLMRGHGITSAGPNVQDATLTAIKLNDAAVINYQANLLGVPQPIPQEDIDIMVGKSRGPSAVHAGSNWRYYCKLLDEE; encoded by the coding sequence ATGGCCGATCTATCGAAACTCCGTGAGTTGGTCTCGCAGTCCTGCCGTATTCTCGGCAAGCTCAACCTAACCAAAGAGCCCAGCGGTCACGTCAGCGCCCGTGTGCCGGGCGAAGACAAGGTTCTGATCAAAGCGCGTGGACCGGAGGAGTCCGGTCTGCGCTTCGTCAGCGCGCGCGACATCATCACCGTTGACTTCAATGGCAAGAAAGTCGCCGGCGACGACGGCCTCGACGTGCCCCAGGAAGTCTTCATTCACACCTGGTTGTACAAGACGCAACCGAAGGTCGAGTGCGTCGTGCACGTGCATCCGCTGCACGTGGTCTTGTTCACAATCTGCAACAAGCCGATTCAGCCGCTCTACGGCGCCTACGATCCGTCAGGTCTGCGCTTGTTGGTCGATGGTTTGGCGACTTACCCGCGCAGCATCACGGTCTCCAACGAAAAACTCGGCGAAGAGTTCGCCAAAGCGATGGGCGACAAACAAGCATGCCTGATGCGCGGCCACGGCATCACCAGCGCCGGGCCTAACGTGCAGGATGCGACGCTGACCGCAATCAAGTTGAACGACGCGGCGGTGATCAACTATCAAGCCAATCTGCTCGGCGTGCCCCAGCCGATCCCGCAAGAAGATATCGACATCATGGTCGGCAAATCCCGCGGCCCAAGCGCGGTGCATGCCGGCTCGAACTGGCGCTATTACTGCAAGCTGTTGGACGAGGAATAG
- a CDS encoding iron ABC transporter permease, which translates to MKSEAAEASSLTAQWRVTPIRVAEFSLLIFLAVAMGLPLLFLLNGSFNLAAPGKDAVYGLANWVRAFSDPTTLSALWMSFLLSVVRLLPAMLISVIFAWLIARTDMPGGKFIESVCWIAYFVPDFPLVLAWILLLDPNFGFLNGLAKPFVEGPLFNPYSFWGIVWVHTSTGGIWFKVMLLVPVSRRLGAALEEAARVSGASTVMMLRRITLPVLAPMILAVSVLSFIRGLQSFNTELLLGTPAGIYVYSTKIYDYLHREPRAYGEATALGSVFLVVLAILLFFYWKYLSGNRKFTVVTGQGYSTMRVKLGKWRFAALGGCLLYVAVMMFLPLVFLVLGSFMRRYGFFNIASPYTLAHWQNLFTDAIFLEALKNSLIIASVTALGGILLYSAIAYLLVSKRTITAPLLESLCWIPHVLPGILLGLGILWLFLATPLRYFFYGTVWGIALALILADSPVTTQAFKAGLLQLGNELEEAARVSGASWSYTYGRILLPLLAPIAAAVGLMNFGSALTSISTPILLYSHQSRPLAILLLEYSFTGELERSAALGLLITVIIGVMMLVGRRFGLKLAGSE; encoded by the coding sequence ATGAAATCCGAAGCCGCGGAGGCATCTTCGCTCACCGCACAGTGGCGCGTCACGCCGATACGCGTCGCGGAGTTTTCGCTGCTTATCTTTCTGGCGGTCGCCATGGGGTTACCGCTGCTGTTCTTGTTGAACGGCAGTTTCAACCTCGCGGCGCCTGGCAAAGACGCGGTGTATGGACTGGCCAATTGGGTCCGTGCCTTTTCCGACCCGACGACGTTGAGCGCTTTGTGGATGAGTTTCTTGCTTTCCGTCGTTCGCTTGCTTCCGGCGATGCTTATCTCGGTGATCTTTGCCTGGCTGATCGCGCGCACGGACATGCCGGGCGGTAAGTTCATCGAGTCGGTTTGTTGGATCGCTTATTTCGTGCCGGATTTTCCTCTGGTGCTGGCATGGATTCTCCTGCTCGATCCGAACTTCGGTTTTCTCAACGGTTTGGCAAAACCATTCGTTGAAGGTCCGCTGTTCAACCCTTACAGCTTTTGGGGCATCGTCTGGGTGCACACTTCCACAGGAGGCATTTGGTTCAAAGTGATGCTGTTGGTGCCGGTGTCTCGCCGGCTCGGCGCGGCGCTGGAAGAAGCGGCGCGGGTCTCCGGCGCATCGACCGTGATGATGCTCCGGAGGATTACTTTGCCGGTGCTGGCGCCGATGATTCTTGCAGTCTCCGTTTTGAGCTTTATCCGTGGCCTCCAATCGTTCAACACCGAGCTTTTGCTCGGCACACCGGCGGGTATCTACGTTTACTCCACGAAAATCTACGACTATCTCCATCGCGAACCACGGGCCTATGGCGAAGCGACCGCGCTGGGGTCGGTGTTCTTGGTTGTGCTGGCGATTCTGCTGTTCTTTTACTGGAAATACCTGAGCGGCAATCGCAAATTCACCGTTGTGACCGGACAGGGTTACTCAACCATGCGCGTGAAGCTCGGCAAGTGGCGCTTCGCCGCTTTGGGTGGATGCTTGCTCTATGTCGCGGTCATGATGTTTTTGCCGCTGGTGTTTTTGGTCCTTGGCTCCTTCATGCGCCGCTACGGTTTTTTCAACATTGCGTCACCCTATACGCTGGCGCACTGGCAGAACCTTTTCACCGATGCGATTTTTCTCGAGGCGCTGAAGAACAGTTTGATCATCGCCAGCGTGACGGCGCTGGGCGGTATCTTGCTTTATTCTGCAATTGCTTACTTATTGGTTTCCAAACGGACAATCACCGCGCCGCTGCTCGAAAGCCTCTGTTGGATTCCCCACGTGCTGCCGGGCATTCTTCTGGGACTCGGCATTCTCTGGCTATTTTTGGCGACGCCGCTGCGTTACTTTTTCTACGGCACAGTATGGGGCATCGCGCTGGCGCTGATTCTCGCTGATAGCCCAGTGACAACGCAGGCGTTCAAAGCGGGGCTGTTGCAATTGGGCAACGAGCTCGAAGAGGCGGCGCGGGTGAGCGGTGCGTCGTGGTCTTACACCTACGGGCGGATTCTCCTGCCGCTGCTCGCGCCGATTGCTGCCGCCGTCGGCTTGATGAACTTTGGCAGCGCGTTGACGAGCATTAGCACACCGATCTTGCTCTACAGCCATCAATCGCGCCCGTTGGCGATCTTGCTGCTTGAATATAGCTTCACGGGTGAGTTAGAAAGATCAGCGGCTCTCGGCCTGTTGATCACCGTGATCATCGGCGTGATGATGCTGGTCGGCAGGAGGTTTGGGTTGAAGCTGGCTGGCTCGGAATGA